In one Streptomyces marincola genomic region, the following are encoded:
- a CDS encoding HAD family hydrolase → MTDVAVFDLDGTLIDTPRGIVDTFTAAFATMAWDRPDPREVRATVGLPPARAFGRLMGAGPEDERVAEGMRQYRRHFRIIVLPRAPDLLFPGVAAGLAALRAQGLALALATGTLREDADALLTAAGLRDLFDVVVGADQVTHPTPHPQTGLTILRSLGAAPERAVLVGDTAGDLVMARACGMRSIAVTYGLHGAPQLRAARPTWLADSFEEVVARLTACRARSAAPAR, encoded by the coding sequence ATGACGGATGTCGCCGTCTTCGACCTCGACGGCACGCTGATCGACACGCCACGGGGCATTGTCGACACCTTCACGGCCGCGTTCGCCACCATGGCCTGGGACCGGCCCGACCCACGGGAGGTGCGGGCCACGGTGGGCCTGCCGCCGGCCCGGGCCTTCGGGCGGCTGATGGGCGCGGGCCCCGAGGACGAACGAGTCGCCGAGGGCATGCGCCAGTACCGGCGGCACTTCCGGATCATCGTGCTGCCCCGGGCACCCGACCTGCTCTTCCCCGGCGTCGCGGCCGGCCTCGCGGCCCTGCGCGCCCAGGGGCTCGCCCTGGCCCTGGCCACCGGGACGCTGCGCGAGGACGCGGACGCGCTGCTGACGGCGGCCGGCCTGCGCGACCTGTTCGACGTGGTGGTCGGCGCCGACCAGGTCACCCATCCGACGCCCCATCCGCAGACCGGCCTGACGATCCTGCGCTCCCTGGGCGCCGCGCCGGAACGGGCCGTGCTCGTCGGGGACACCGCCGGTGACCTGGTGATGGCCAGGGCCTGCGGCATGCGGTCGATCGCCGTCACCTACGGGCTGCACGGCGCACCGCAGTTGCGCGCCGCACGGCCCACCTGGCTGGCGGACAGCTTCGAGGAGGTCGTGGCCAGGCTGACGGCCTGCCGCGCGCGCTCGGCCGCACCGGCCCGGTGA
- a CDS encoding VOC family protein has protein sequence MSVTTTTHLNFRGNAREALDYYHSVFGGRAVTVTYKDAGAVQEESEADWVMWGEVVGENGFHVMAYDVPSQLPWSRGENPFFVSVRGESAEEISALWGRLAEGSAVVRPLEPAQWAPLYGMLTDRFGVTWVLDVAAPYQG, from the coding sequence ATGTCCGTCACGACCACCACCCACCTGAACTTCCGGGGCAACGCGCGGGAGGCGCTGGACTACTACCACTCCGTCTTCGGCGGGCGTGCGGTCACGGTCACCTACAAGGACGCCGGCGCCGTGCAGGAGGAGAGCGAGGCCGACTGGGTGATGTGGGGCGAGGTCGTCGGCGAGAACGGCTTCCACGTCATGGCCTACGACGTGCCCTCGCAGCTGCCCTGGAGCCGGGGCGAGAACCCGTTCTTCGTCTCCGTGCGCGGCGAGAGCGCCGAGGAGATCAGCGCCCTGTGGGGCAGGCTCGCCGAGGGCTCGGCCGTCGTGCGCCCGCTGGAGCCCGCGCAGTGGGCGCCGCTGTACGGCATGCTCACCGACCGGTTCGGCGTCACCTGGGTCCTGGACGTCGCCGCCCCCTATCAGGGCTGA
- a CDS encoding FAD-dependent monooxygenase → MTSGQGTAPDIRVPVLIVGGGPAGLTAALALSRYGVPHLLVNRHHGTAHTPRAHLLNQRTGEIFRDLGIADRVEARATPGHLMANHVFMSTFAGPEVARIGAYGNGPDRIGEYRAASPSGLCNLPQHLLEPLLVEAVEEACVGQLRFGHEFVSLEQDGHGVTSRITDRRTGRDYTVRSDYLIGADGARSRVLAQLGIALDGATGIARAVTTWFEADLSRYSAHRPALLYMGAVPGSPPADGRVFVSLRPWTEWLHLTFPPPAADVDVDDHEAVRAGIRESIGDPTVDVTIKNVSAWEVNSAVAPRYASGRVFCVGDAVHQNPPTNGLGLNSAVADSFNLCWKLKLALEGLAGPGLLDTYHDERQPVGRQIVDRAFRSMVDLIGIPQALGFTEGQSPEEQWRLLDTLHEDTEEARRRRAALAAATAAIHGQANAHGVELGYRYRTGALVPDGTPEPADERDPELYYRATTWPGARLPHAWLENGRHRCSTLDVTGRGRFTLLTGPGGEPWRDAARDAALDTGVEVAVLPIGAGGGPRDPYGTWAELREVEESGAVLVRPDGHVAWRARDHGHAKELPEVMARVLRQPDPAPRRAAGPGA, encoded by the coding sequence ATGACAAGCGGCCAGGGAACGGCCCCCGACATCCGGGTGCCGGTGCTCATCGTCGGCGGGGGCCCGGCCGGCCTGACCGCCGCACTCGCCCTCTCCCGCTACGGCGTGCCCCACCTGCTGGTGAACCGCCACCACGGCACCGCCCACACCCCCCGCGCGCACCTGCTGAACCAGCGCACGGGGGAGATCTTCCGCGATCTCGGCATCGCCGACCGCGTCGAGGCCCGCGCGACTCCTGGCCACCTGATGGCCAACCACGTGTTCATGTCCACCTTCGCGGGACCCGAGGTGGCCCGTATCGGAGCCTACGGGAACGGCCCCGACCGGATCGGGGAGTACCGCGCGGCCAGCCCGAGCGGCCTGTGCAACCTGCCGCAGCACCTGCTGGAGCCGCTGCTGGTGGAAGCCGTGGAGGAGGCGTGCGTCGGACAGCTGCGGTTCGGCCACGAGTTCGTCTCGCTCGAACAGGACGGGCACGGCGTCACCTCCCGCATCACCGACCGGCGCACGGGACGCGACTACACCGTGCGCTCCGACTACCTCATCGGCGCCGACGGCGCGCGCAGCCGCGTGCTGGCGCAGCTCGGCATCGCCCTCGACGGCGCCACCGGCATCGCACGCGCCGTCACCACCTGGTTCGAGGCGGACCTGTCCCGCTACAGCGCCCACCGGCCCGCCCTGCTCTACATGGGCGCGGTACCTGGCAGCCCCCCGGCCGACGGGCGCGTGTTCGTCAGCCTGCGGCCCTGGACCGAGTGGCTGCACCTCACGTTCCCGCCGCCCGCGGCGGACGTCGACGTCGACGACCACGAGGCGGTGCGCGCCGGCATCAGGGAGAGCATCGGCGACCCGACCGTGGACGTCACCATCAAGAACGTCTCCGCCTGGGAGGTCAACAGCGCGGTCGCGCCCCGCTACGCGAGCGGCCGGGTGTTCTGCGTCGGCGACGCCGTCCACCAGAACCCGCCGACGAACGGTCTCGGTCTGAACTCGGCCGTCGCGGACTCGTTCAACCTGTGCTGGAAACTGAAACTGGCCCTCGAAGGACTGGCCGGCCCCGGGCTCCTCGACACCTACCACGACGAACGGCAGCCCGTCGGGCGGCAGATCGTGGACCGGGCGTTCCGCAGCATGGTCGACCTCATCGGCATCCCGCAGGCGCTGGGCTTCACCGAGGGGCAGAGCCCCGAGGAGCAGTGGCGGCTGCTCGACACCCTGCACGAGGACACCGAGGAGGCCAGGCGGCGGCGCGCCGCGCTCGCCGCCGCGACCGCCGCCATCCACGGGCAGGCCAACGCGCACGGGGTCGAACTCGGCTACCGCTACCGCACCGGCGCGCTCGTGCCCGACGGCACGCCGGAACCGGCCGACGAACGCGACCCCGAGCTGTACTACCGGGCGACCACGTGGCCGGGCGCCCGGCTGCCGCACGCCTGGCTGGAGAACGGCAGGCACCGCTGCTCCACGCTGGATGTGACCGGCCGGGGCAGGTTCACGCTGCTGACGGGGCCAGGCGGCGAGCCCTGGCGGGACGCCGCCAGGGACGCCGCGCTCGACACGGGCGTCGAGGTCGCCGTCCTGCCCATCGGCGCGGGCGGCGGCCCGCGCGACCCGTACGGGACCTGGGCCGAGCTCCGCGAGGTCGAGGAGAGCGGCGCCGTCCTGGTCCGGCCCGACGGGCACGTCGCCTGGCGCGCCAGGGACCACGGGCACGCCAAGGAACTGCCCGAGGTCATGGCCCGCGTCCTCCGCCAGCCCGACCCCGCCCCGCGCCGGGCCGCAGGCCCCGGCGCCTGA
- a CDS encoding S8 family peptidase: MRPPALAAAAVLLLAVAALPAVAAQGAVPRDSGPARAEPAPLHRAADPIPGRYIVTVGEGASPGAVLDEALPGVEPLFTYTVALNGFAAELSADQLAAVRERPEVTAVEEDSYASGSPAAAPTPRADAASWGLDRIDQPYLPLDQRFTVRGTGAGTTVYVVDSGIEFAHAEFEGRAVRGFDSVGDGRDGADCAGHGTHVAGTVGGATYGVAREAALVSVRVLGCDNRGSWAQIIAGFDWVAEHAERPAIAQASLGGGFNRAVNEAVDQLAERGILPVVAAGNDSRDACEVSPASAERALTVGASDPEDRETGFSNFGPCLELYAPGQAVVSARLGGGGTAKDGTSMAAPHASGVAALHQEANPGATPRETGDWIVEQSTEDVLDVTKTSPNRLLATGDL, encoded by the coding sequence ATGAGGCCCCCGGCCCTCGCAGCAGCAGCAGTCCTCCTCCTCGCCGTGGCTGCTCTGCCCGCCGTGGCCGCGCAGGGCGCCGTGCCCCGCGACTCCGGGCCGGCCCGCGCCGAGCCGGCTCCGCTGCACCGCGCCGCCGACCCCATCCCCGGCCGGTACATCGTCACCGTCGGGGAGGGCGCGTCCCCGGGCGCCGTTCTGGACGAGGCGCTTCCCGGCGTCGAGCCGCTGTTCACCTACACAGTCGCGCTCAACGGCTTCGCCGCGGAGCTGAGCGCCGATCAACTGGCCGCGGTGCGCGAGCGGCCCGAGGTGACGGCTGTCGAGGAGGACTCCTACGCCTCGGGAAGTCCCGCCGCCGCGCCCACGCCCCGGGCGGACGCCGCGAGTTGGGGTCTCGACCGCATCGACCAGCCCTACCTGCCGCTCGATCAGCGGTTCACGGTGCGCGGCACCGGAGCCGGTACCACGGTCTACGTGGTGGACTCGGGGATCGAGTTCGCGCACGCGGAGTTCGAGGGCCGCGCGGTGCGCGGCTTCGACTCGGTCGGCGACGGGCGCGACGGCGCCGACTGCGCCGGGCACGGCACGCACGTCGCGGGCACCGTGGGCGGCGCCACCTACGGGGTGGCCCGGGAGGCGGCCCTGGTCAGCGTGCGCGTCCTCGGGTGCGACAACCGGGGCTCCTGGGCGCAGATCATCGCGGGCTTCGACTGGGTCGCCGAGCACGCGGAGCGACCGGCCATCGCGCAGGCGTCCTTGGGCGGCGGGTTCAACCGGGCCGTCAACGAGGCCGTCGACCAGCTCGCCGAGCGGGGCATCCTGCCCGTCGTCGCGGCCGGCAACGACAGCAGGGACGCCTGCGAGGTGTCGCCCGCGAGCGCCGAGCGGGCGCTGACCGTGGGGGCGAGCGACCCGGAGGACCGGGAGACCGGCTTCAGCAACTTCGGCCCCTGCCTTGAGCTCTACGCGCCCGGGCAGGCGGTCGTCTCGGCGCGACTCGGCGGCGGCGGCACCGCGAAGGACGGCACGTCCATGGCGGCCCCGCACGCATCAGGCGTCGCCGCGCTCCACCAGGAGGCCAACCCCGGTGCCACGCCGCGCGAGACCGGGGACTGGATCGTCGAGCAGTCGACCGAGGACGTGCTCGACGTGACCAAGACCTCGCCCAACAGGCTGCTCGCCACCGGCGACCTGTGA
- a CDS encoding class I SAM-dependent methyltransferase, with protein MSVEHPLAYVLGLQGLALMRAFTGEYDRAFVAARLAEIRALLDDEELANAAVEVARVPPAEGYRLWAETYDDAPNAAFGHDEQVVDRLADGLPGAAAVLDAACGTGRLAVRLAGRGHRVVGVDASPDMLVRAARRVPEAAFARGALDRLPVRTAAFDLAVCSLALTHVPGLGPVMAELARALRPGGQLVIADVHPERVARGSAPPVRGRDGLPGRIASHRHAVGDYLRAALAAGLVVRGCDEPLPPAAPVPATGTGAAGGVGARGPGARGGQGRERRGAGHADLALRQAGPARLTAPRRPGRRAPGPVRRRGLRPGAGRGRAGGGRGP; from the coding sequence GTGTCCGTCGAACATCCGCTTGCCTATGTGCTGGGTCTTCAGGGCCTGGCCCTCATGCGCGCGTTCACCGGCGAGTACGACCGCGCGTTCGTGGCGGCCCGGCTCGCGGAGATCCGCGCCCTGCTCGACGACGAGGAGCTGGCGAACGCCGCGGTCGAGGTCGCGCGCGTGCCACCGGCCGAGGGCTACCGCCTCTGGGCGGAAACGTACGACGACGCGCCCAACGCGGCGTTCGGCCACGACGAGCAGGTGGTCGACCGGCTCGCCGACGGGCTGCCAGGCGCCGCTGCCGTGCTCGACGCCGCGTGCGGCACCGGCCGGCTCGCCGTGCGCCTGGCCGGGCGCGGCCACCGCGTCGTGGGGGTGGACGCCTCGCCCGACATGCTCGTGCGGGCCGCGCGGCGGGTACCGGAAGCGGCGTTCGCACGCGGCGCTCTGGACCGGCTGCCCGTGCGCACGGCGGCCTTCGACCTGGCGGTCTGTTCCCTCGCGCTGACCCACGTGCCCGGACTCGGGCCGGTCATGGCCGAGTTGGCGCGCGCCCTCCGCCCCGGCGGGCAGTTGGTGATCGCGGATGTCCACCCGGAACGGGTGGCGCGGGGCTCGGCACCCCCGGTGCGCGGCCGGGACGGCCTGCCGGGCCGCATCGCCAGCCACCGCCACGCGGTCGGTGACTACCTGCGGGCCGCGCTCGCGGCCGGTCTGGTCGTGCGCGGCTGCGACGAGCCGCTTCCCCCCGCCGCGCCGGTCCCGGCGACCGGGACCGGCGCGGCGGGGGGCGTGGGCGCTCGCGGCCCTGGCGCCCGAGGCGGCCAGGGCCGCGAGCGCCGGGGTGCCGGCCATGCTGATCTGGCACTTCGCCAAGCCGGGCCCGCCCGGCTGACCGCGCCCCGCCGGCCTGGGCGGCGAGCGCCGGGGCCGGTCAGGCGCCGGGGCCTGCGGCCCGGCGCGGGGCGGGGTCGGGCTGGCGGAGGACGCGGGCCATGA